The following coding sequences lie in one Maribacter forsetii DSM 18668 genomic window:
- a CDS encoding trans-sulfuration enzyme family protein → MNSNKKGLNTICTHVGELEDKQHKGAVSPLYMSTSYAYEDVDVKRYPRYFNTPNQEGLCKKVAALEHAESALIFGSGMAAVSTALLAFLNAGDHVVLQQTLYGGTYNLVNEEFSKYGIEYSFTEGWQADAFEAQIKENTKVIYIETPSNPLLTITDLEAVATIAKKHGIITLIDNTFASPVNQNPIDFGIDVVIHSATKYMGGHSDICAGAVASTTENMERIFHLAKNFGGSLSDYTVWLLERSMKTMGIRVRAQNENALAMAHFLNDLADIEKVYYPGLPSHPDHDVAKKQMRGFGGMLSFELNSNLNSSQFQKALKLIKPSMSLAGVESTVLSPTQTSHALMSAEVRTEQGIADGLIRFSLGIEEIADLKDDIQQALKSIQ, encoded by the coding sequence ATGAATTCGAATAAAAAAGGCTTGAACACCATATGTACCCACGTGGGTGAATTAGAGGATAAACAACACAAAGGAGCAGTATCTCCTTTATATATGAGTACATCTTATGCTTATGAAGATGTTGATGTAAAGCGTTACCCAAGATATTTTAATACGCCTAACCAAGAAGGACTTTGTAAAAAAGTAGCGGCTTTAGAGCACGCAGAATCGGCTCTTATTTTCGGTAGTGGAATGGCAGCTGTAAGTACGGCTTTATTAGCATTCTTAAATGCGGGTGACCACGTAGTTTTACAACAGACCCTGTATGGTGGAACATATAATTTAGTGAATGAAGAGTTTTCTAAATACGGAATTGAGTATTCATTTACCGAAGGTTGGCAGGCAGATGCTTTTGAGGCTCAAATTAAAGAGAATACAAAGGTTATTTATATAGAGACGCCATCTAACCCTTTACTTACAATTACAGATTTAGAAGCTGTTGCTACCATAGCAAAAAAGCACGGTATTATAACTTTAATAGATAATACATTCGCTAGCCCTGTCAATCAAAACCCTATAGATTTTGGTATTGATGTAGTTATACATAGTGCAACGAAATATATGGGTGGTCATTCTGATATTTGTGCTGGTGCTGTTGCTTCGACTACTGAAAATATGGAGCGTATATTTCATCTAGCTAAAAATTTTGGTGGTAGTTTAAGTGATTATACTGTCTGGTTATTAGAGAGAAGTATGAAAACCATGGGAATTCGTGTTAGGGCGCAAAATGAGAATGCTTTGGCAATGGCTCACTTTCTTAATGATTTAGCTGACATAGAAAAAGTGTATTACCCTGGCTTACCATCGCACCCTGACCATGATGTAGCCAAAAAACAAATGAGAGGTTTTGGAGGAATGTTATCTTTTGAATTGAATTCCAATTTAAATTCCTCTCAATTTCAGAAAGCCTTGAAATTGATAAAACCATCAATGAGCTTGGCAGGTGTAGAGAGCACTGTTCTTTCGCCTACACAAACATCACATGCTTTAATGAGTGCAGAAGTTAGGACAGAGCAAGGTATAGCAGACGGATTAATTCGTTTTTCGTTAGGAATTGAAGAAATAGCAGACCTAAAGGATGATATTCAACAGGCTTTGAAATCGATTCAATAA
- the bshB1 gene encoding bacillithiol biosynthesis deacetylase BshB1 — protein sequence MKLDILVFGAHPDDAELGAGGTIAKEIALGKKVGIVDLTRGELGTRGSAEIRDRESAAAGKLLGVAVRENLRFRDGFFINDESHQIEIIKMIRKYRPNTVLCNAIDDRHIDHGKGSKLVSDACFLSGLRRIETKIGEENQQEWRPKLVYHYIQWKNITPDFVVDISDYIEAKTASILAYTSQFHDPSSNEPETPISSKTFIESVHYRAKDLGRLVGVEYAEGFTVERMVAVDSLDHLI from the coding sequence ATGAAGTTGGATATTTTAGTATTTGGAGCGCATCCTGACGATGCAGAACTAGGGGCAGGTGGTACTATTGCCAAAGAGATAGCCTTAGGTAAAAAAGTAGGTATCGTAGATTTAACCCGTGGAGAGTTGGGTACAAGAGGTTCAGCAGAAATACGTGACAGGGAATCAGCTGCTGCAGGAAAACTCTTAGGTGTAGCGGTTCGAGAAAATTTAAGGTTTAGAGATGGTTTCTTTATTAATGATGAGTCACATCAAATAGAAATTATTAAAATGATCCGTAAATACAGACCAAATACGGTTTTATGTAACGCTATTGACGATCGCCATATAGACCACGGTAAAGGAAGTAAATTGGTCAGTGATGCGTGTTTTTTAAGTGGTTTAAGACGTATTGAAACTAAAATAGGCGAGGAGAACCAACAAGAGTGGAGGCCTAAACTCGTTTATCATTATATACAGTGGAAAAATATTACTCCTGATTTTGTTGTTGATATCAGTGACTATATAGAAGCTAAAACAGCATCTATTCTAGCATATACTTCTCAATTTCATGACCCTAGTAGTAACGAGCCTGAAACTCCTATTAGCAGCAAGACTTTTATAGAAAGTGTACATTACAGAGCTAAAGATCTGGGTAGATTGGTAGGTGTGGAATATGCCGAAGGTTTTACGGTTGAAAGAATGGTTGCGGTAGATTCACTAGACCATTTAATTTAA
- a CDS encoding tetratricopeptide repeat-containing sensor histidine kinase, with amino-acid sequence MNTRFLKQHKPDNLMRGCVLLCLFFSFYIISAKAQDSNRDTLISEIEQIKKSENFSNKDTLYINNLLALAKEYRYHNLDSLWILGKKSLDLSKKAKFINGEINSYHALGGYYSDKGKIDQAIEYFTKAYNLANSHESHFLKARTLNDLAKEYGYKGEYSNALKWYLATIEIAEQHDFKNIISIVNDNIAHLYLEQKDYEQAMVFLQKSKSIHEEIGNPVFLAETLSNIASTYADMNELDYAMYNINISIATFEKERILEWLAYCYEIKGKIYLKKNKNTWALYWYKQSELLHQEIEDDRGKIDLLNGMTEAYLNLENDSIAEVYATDAFDLSKKIGLRSGIKNSTHKLSKIFKNKKDFEKSLWYHEIYQATYESLSATNNEKALNMLKTRVAYDQQKQQLILDNEKALAEQKIYIYVFIVILFIFAIITFLIHRNEQEQKKLNLELRNKKTDLEEKQAYLNELNQTKNKLFSIIGHDLRGPIGAFQGLLKLFKEGEMTKDEFLNFVPKLKVDIDTISFTLNNLLSWGQTQMNGSITKHSVTNLDCIVEENIALLSEIAEAKSISLVNRIEPNCQIWSDPNQIDIIIRNLLSNALKFTPNNGQIVIGAIQKIKTCEIYVKDNGMGMTEDIISKLFEKDSNHTTYGTNNEKGTGLGLSLCKEMVEKNNGKIWVHSALGKGSSFYFTIPRLQKQYKESA; translated from the coding sequence ATGAATACTAGATTTTTAAAACAACATAAACCAGATAACCTTATGAGAGGTTGCGTGCTTCTATGCTTGTTTTTTAGTTTCTATATAATTTCTGCAAAAGCTCAAGATTCTAATAGGGACACTTTAATAAGTGAGATTGAACAAATTAAAAAGTCTGAGAATTTTAGCAACAAAGACACTCTTTACATAAATAACTTATTAGCCTTAGCCAAAGAATACCGTTATCACAATTTAGATAGTTTATGGATTTTAGGCAAAAAGAGTCTTGACCTAAGTAAAAAAGCAAAATTCATAAATGGAGAGATCAATTCTTACCATGCTTTAGGTGGGTATTATTCTGATAAGGGAAAAATAGACCAAGCAATTGAATATTTTACAAAAGCATATAACCTTGCCAACAGCCATGAAAGCCATTTCTTAAAAGCTAGAACTTTAAACGATTTAGCTAAGGAATATGGTTATAAAGGCGAATATTCAAATGCCCTTAAATGGTATTTAGCAACTATTGAAATTGCAGAACAACATGATTTTAAGAATATTATATCAATAGTAAACGACAATATTGCTCATCTCTATCTTGAACAAAAAGATTATGAGCAAGCAATGGTTTTTTTACAAAAATCTAAAAGTATTCATGAAGAGATAGGTAATCCGGTATTTTTAGCTGAAACCCTCAGTAATATAGCTTCTACATATGCAGACATGAACGAGTTAGACTATGCCATGTATAATATTAATATAAGTATTGCCACATTTGAAAAGGAAAGAATTCTAGAATGGCTTGCTTATTGTTATGAAATAAAAGGTAAAATCTATCTTAAAAAAAACAAAAATACCTGGGCTCTTTATTGGTATAAACAAAGTGAATTATTGCATCAAGAAATTGAAGATGATCGTGGTAAAATAGATTTGTTAAACGGAATGACCGAGGCTTACTTAAATCTTGAAAACGACAGCATCGCTGAAGTATATGCCACAGATGCATTTGATCTGTCTAAAAAAATAGGCTTAAGATCAGGTATTAAAAATAGTACCCACAAACTATCTAAAATTTTTAAAAATAAAAAAGACTTTGAAAAGTCTTTATGGTATCATGAGATTTACCAAGCAACTTATGAATCACTTTCTGCAACCAATAATGAAAAAGCATTAAACATGCTTAAAACTAGAGTTGCATACGATCAACAAAAACAACAGTTGATTCTAGATAATGAGAAAGCTCTGGCAGAGCAAAAAATATACATTTATGTTTTTATTGTAATCTTATTCATTTTTGCCATTATTACATTCCTAATCCATAGAAATGAACAAGAACAGAAAAAACTAAACTTGGAGCTTAGAAATAAAAAAACCGATTTAGAAGAAAAACAAGCTTATTTAAACGAATTAAATCAAACCAAGAACAAACTTTTCTCCATTATCGGGCATGATTTAAGAGGACCCATAGGAGCATTTCAAGGTCTTTTAAAACTATTCAAAGAAGGAGAAATGACCAAGGATGAATTCTTGAATTTTGTTCCTAAACTAAAAGTTGATATCGATACTATATCATTTACCCTCAACAACTTACTCTCATGGGGGCAAACGCAAATGAATGGATCTATTACTAAGCATTCGGTTACTAATTTAGATTGTATAGTTGAAGAAAACATTGCATTATTATCAGAAATTGCCGAAGCAAAGTCAATTTCGCTTGTTAATAGAATTGAGCCTAATTGCCAAATTTGGTCAGATCCAAACCAAATAGATATTATCATACGAAATCTTTTAAGTAATGCTCTAAAATTCACCCCAAATAACGGTCAAATCGTTATTGGTGCCATTCAAAAAATTAAAACTTGCGAGATATACGTGAAGGATAATGGCATGGGCATGACTGAAGATATTATTAGCAAATTATTTGAAAAAGATTCTAACCATACCACCTACGGCACCAATAATGAAAAAGGTACTGGACTAGGGCTGTCTTTATGTAAAGAAATGGTAGAGAAAAACAATGGTAAAATATGGGTGCATAGCGCTTTAGGTAAAGGCTCTAGCTTTTACTTTACCATACCAAGGTTGCAAAAACAATACAAAGAATCTGCTTAA
- a CDS encoding M14 family metallopeptidase gives MKKVFYTALLIIFIIACKNQKTVAKGYQGQGKSAVVSTLSKPVQKQWKGIWTFDNETTFFSNDFESGRLNGITADGNNHYTALITAENTPVNVSPWYAFKVWSKTPKTITVKMTYQDSRSRYYPKISTDGENFTPLDSTNFRGINKGTGDFGIKAVPEIVEIKIDISEKPTFITAQELYGSTRVKSWIDSLATKPFISTYEIGKSREQRAMNLMEVSDGEHKKAVMVISRQHPPEVTGFLAMKSFIETLSGDSPKAQKFRENYDLFVVPLMNPDGVDNGHWRHNTGGIDLNRDWQDFNQPETRSVRDFLVKKESEGYKFVFGADFHSTWDDIYYPIDSTITGKKGKIVFDWINNITNRLPQKHTNVKPSTTIKPTMVSRNYFYVNHNMPAIVFELGDNTPRDFLKEKGKVAAEELMDLLDSQN, from the coding sequence ATGAAAAAAGTATTTTATACAGCACTTCTTATAATATTCATAATTGCATGTAAAAATCAAAAAACCGTTGCTAAAGGTTATCAAGGCCAGGGTAAAAGCGCTGTTGTATCTACATTATCTAAACCTGTTCAAAAACAATGGAAAGGCATATGGACGTTTGACAATGAAACTACATTTTTTAGCAATGACTTTGAAAGCGGACGATTGAACGGAATAACAGCTGACGGAAACAATCATTATACAGCCTTAATAACCGCTGAAAATACTCCGGTAAACGTAAGTCCGTGGTATGCGTTTAAAGTTTGGTCAAAAACGCCAAAAACCATCACCGTTAAAATGACTTACCAAGACTCTAGAAGTAGGTATTACCCTAAAATAAGTACTGATGGTGAGAATTTTACTCCGTTAGATAGTACAAATTTCAGAGGTATAAATAAAGGAACGGGTGATTTCGGTATTAAGGCAGTACCAGAGATTGTAGAAATAAAAATAGATATTAGCGAAAAGCCTACTTTCATAACAGCGCAAGAACTATACGGCTCTACAAGAGTAAAAAGTTGGATAGATTCTTTAGCTACGAAACCTTTTATCTCTACTTATGAAATTGGAAAAAGTAGAGAGCAAAGGGCCATGAACTTGATGGAAGTTAGCGACGGAGAACACAAAAAAGCTGTTATGGTCATTTCTAGGCAACACCCTCCAGAAGTTACCGGATTTCTAGCAATGAAATCATTTATTGAAACTTTAAGCGGAGACTCACCAAAAGCTCAAAAATTTAGAGAAAACTATGATTTATTTGTTGTGCCATTAATGAACCCTGATGGTGTAGATAACGGTCATTGGCGCCATAATACAGGCGGAATAGATTTAAACAGAGATTGGCAAGATTTCAATCAACCAGAAACAAGAAGTGTTAGGGACTTTTTAGTAAAAAAAGAATCTGAAGGTTATAAATTTGTCTTCGGTGCGGATTTTCACTCTACATGGGACGATATCTACTACCCTATCGATTCTACAATTACGGGTAAAAAAGGCAAAATTGTTTTTGACTGGATCAATAACATCACTAATAGATTACCTCAGAAACATACAAATGTAAAGCCTTCTACAACTATTAAACCTACTATGGTATCACGTAATTACTTTTACGTAAATCACAATATGCCTGCCATTGTCTTTGAGTTGGGTGATAATACTCCAAGAGACTTTTTAAAAGAAAAAGGTAAAGTAGCAGCTGAAGAACTTATGGATTTACTTGATAGTCAAAACTAA
- a CDS encoding tetratricopeptide repeat-containing sensor histidine kinase — MHSISNYKHIFLLFALICINNFTAVAQKDSINYYHEKISKLVNTLDFSENSPNFIDNINQLSYYQRLIEQDSSLINAERALELSKKNNYTHGELEALANLATIYLYTGQTNKSIDFSLETIKNPDLKKYPKTEMKIYNILGQGYYFKNDYPSTYTQFLHTLAIAEKTNDQFHLFRMNMNLGTIFSRLNDNEEALKYYAVAFKYVKNLKDPTKEAMMLSNMAFLNIELGNLDQAKIELDETFALFEKNKQKTWLAWTYSTLGLYYLKLNDFNNALVNYQISLDMHDEFNDVKAKAEVKYGLGKSYLGLNNLVKAKASIGESIPLFISSDYEKGLEGAYRTLYEINKRQGNIAESLKYLELTEKLSNDIFKKNNRRNLTMLNAKLNFEKEKEDLKAQNELALNEQRKYVKWSLIGLFTLMVIVFLILRANKREKILNKKLANQTEILNENQIKLTQINANQDRLFSVVGHDLRGPIISLNEILTLYLEDQEGKDYFEKFAPQLKEDIEQVQFTMDNLLHWGKTQMQGSTVNIKSISVKNELDIILQLYRNEINKKSIVINNQVAANDKVFADLQQFNIIFRNLINNAIKFTPNKGMISISTEIKNKYLVIQVSDTGVGMTEADVSKLFSNTESFSNYGTNLEKGTGLGLRLVRAMVINNNGNIMVKSQPNKGSQFIIELPVDIV, encoded by the coding sequence ATGCATTCTATATCAAATTATAAGCATATTTTTTTACTCTTCGCTTTAATTTGTATTAACAATTTTACTGCCGTAGCCCAGAAGGACAGTATTAATTATTATCATGAAAAAATTTCGAAATTAGTTAATACTCTTGATTTTTCTGAAAACTCACCTAATTTTATTGACAACATAAACCAGCTTTCTTATTATCAAAGACTAATTGAGCAAGACTCCTCTCTAATAAATGCAGAACGAGCACTTGAATTGAGTAAGAAAAACAATTACACACATGGTGAGCTTGAAGCATTGGCAAATCTTGCCACGATATACCTCTATACTGGACAAACAAACAAGTCAATTGATTTCAGTTTAGAGACCATAAAAAATCCTGATTTAAAAAAGTACCCAAAAACAGAAATGAAGATATATAATATTCTTGGACAAGGATATTATTTTAAAAATGACTACCCTTCCACGTATACTCAATTCTTACATACGCTTGCTATAGCAGAAAAAACAAACGATCAATTTCATTTATTTCGAATGAACATGAATTTAGGCACAATTTTCAGTCGCCTAAATGATAATGAGGAGGCTTTGAAATATTATGCTGTTGCATTTAAATACGTTAAAAATTTAAAAGACCCTACTAAAGAAGCTATGATGCTAAGTAATATGGCATTTTTAAATATTGAGTTAGGAAATTTAGACCAAGCAAAGATTGAATTAGACGAAACATTCGCACTGTTTGAAAAAAATAAGCAGAAGACATGGTTAGCATGGACCTACTCTACATTAGGGTTATATTATTTAAAATTAAATGATTTTAATAATGCTTTAGTAAATTATCAGATATCCTTAGATATGCATGATGAATTTAATGATGTAAAAGCAAAGGCTGAAGTAAAATATGGTCTCGGAAAATCTTATTTAGGTTTAAATAATTTAGTAAAAGCCAAGGCGAGTATAGGTGAAAGCATACCTCTTTTTATATCTTCTGATTATGAAAAAGGTCTAGAAGGAGCATATAGAACGCTATATGAAATTAACAAAAGACAAGGTAACATAGCCGAATCTTTAAAATATCTTGAATTAACCGAAAAACTTTCTAACGACATTTTTAAGAAAAATAATAGACGAAATTTAACTATGCTTAACGCAAAATTAAATTTTGAAAAAGAAAAGGAAGATTTAAAAGCACAAAATGAATTGGCCTTAAATGAGCAACGTAAATATGTTAAATGGTCACTAATAGGTCTATTTACTTTAATGGTTATTGTATTTCTAATTTTGAGAGCTAATAAAAGAGAAAAAATTCTAAACAAAAAACTGGCAAATCAAACAGAGATATTAAACGAAAATCAAATTAAGCTTACTCAAATAAATGCAAATCAAGATAGGTTGTTTTCTGTTGTTGGACATGATTTAAGAGGCCCCATAATCTCATTAAACGAAATATTAACCCTTTACTTAGAAGACCAAGAGGGTAAAGATTACTTTGAAAAATTTGCACCACAACTGAAAGAAGATATTGAGCAAGTACAATTTACAATGGACAATCTTTTACATTGGGGAAAAACACAAATGCAAGGTAGCACTGTGAATATCAAAAGTATTTCTGTAAAAAACGAACTAGATATTATATTACAGTTATATCGTAATGAAATTAACAAAAAATCAATAGTTATAAATAATCAAGTTGCGGCAAATGACAAGGTTTTTGCAGACTTACAGCAATTCAATATTATATTCAGAAATCTAATTAACAATGCCATTAAATTCACTCCAAATAAAGGTATGATATCTATTTCAACTGAGATTAAAAATAAATACTTAGTCATTCAAGTGTCAGATACCGGTGTTGGCATGACAGAAGCAGATGTTTCAAAACTATTTAGTAATACAGAAAGTTTCAGCAATTACGGTACCAATTTAGAGAAAGGAACTGGTTTAGGATTAAGACTCGTAAGAGCTATGGTAATAAATAATAACGGAAATATTATGGTTAAAAGCCAACCAAACAAAGGAAGTCAATTCATCATTGAATTACCTGTTGACATCGTATAA
- the ccsA gene encoding cytochrome c biogenesis protein encodes MTEMLKKIFFSTRLMSILFVVFATAMAFGTFIESWYSTETARIWIYNAWWFEVIMVFFVINFLGNISRYRLLRLEKWPVLVLHLSWVLIIIGAFVTRYISFEGMMPIREGRTENVFYSDKTFLTVYVDGEIEGEARRKILEDDLIVTPEAIKSNLPWSADFNGQDFEISYVDFIKGAKQGLLPDENGTKFLKIVEAGDGERHDHFLEDGKVTSIHNVLFALNNKTDGAINIMTIDSVYQIYAPFEGNFMRMADQFQGLLVKDSLQPLQLRSLYNTAGMQFVIPDSVTQGSYGIVEIPSAEKTKVDQDAIVFDVAANGETKQVKLLGSKGPSDFSEKVNVGGLNFSIRYGSKVHELPFGIKLNDFIAEKYPGTDKGYASFMSRVTIEDERPFDYDIFMNHVLDHQGYRFFQSGFDPDEKGTTLSVNHDFWGTWITYIGYFLLYIGLMGIMFFGKTRFKDLADSLDTLKVKKKKMFGVIAVLMAFSFSSFAQEQHSPEEEHQQAPSKMQIDSLLEASMVAKEHADKFGKLVIQDEGGRMKPINTFSSELLRKLSLKDSYLGYTSDQILLSMMMNPAVWYNTEFIALDKKSQNDSIRKIIGIPSGQEYVKATDFFDKKGLYKLEPFLREATATNNPNKFQQDYKDANMRLGLLNQALGQDIVKIFPLLDDENNKWISAVEYRGGQYEIRDSLYSNFVKNAMPYYLMTLGKAQQSGDYSSADKLLAAFQQNQLNHGSEVLPSQGKIDIEVIYNKLNIFNRLYRFYALVGLLMFFVLVFQIFKDRSIWRVAIYFFKGTIMLLFIWHTAGLVLRWYISGHAPWSDAYESILYVAWATMGIGWALGRKSDMTFAASAFVTSMLLWIAHQSWVDPSIGNLVPVLDSYWLMIHVAVIVGSYGPLTVGMILGLVSLILMVLTTEKNKKRMAINIKELTIINELALTTGLVMLTIGNFLGGQWANESWGRYWGWDPKETWALVSIMIYAFVIHTRLVPGLRGKWTFNFMSVVAFGSIMMTYFGVNFYLVGLHSYASGAQVITPTFIYYLVAGVLVLGGISYWRYKVNYSK; translated from the coding sequence ATGACGGAAATGCTCAAAAAAATATTCTTCTCTACTCGTTTAATGTCTATCCTATTTGTTGTTTTTGCCACTGCAATGGCATTTGGTACCTTCATTGAAAGTTGGTACAGTACAGAGACAGCACGAATCTGGATTTATAATGCTTGGTGGTTTGAAGTGATCATGGTATTCTTTGTAATTAACTTTCTAGGTAATATCTCTAGATACCGATTGTTAAGGTTAGAGAAATGGCCAGTTTTAGTACTGCATTTATCTTGGGTATTGATTATTATTGGTGCCTTTGTAACCCGTTACATTAGTTTTGAAGGAATGATGCCTATACGTGAAGGTAGAACAGAGAATGTTTTCTATTCAGATAAAACATTTTTGACGGTTTACGTAGATGGAGAAATAGAAGGTGAAGCGAGAAGGAAAATTTTAGAGGATGATTTAATTGTTACTCCAGAAGCTATAAAGTCTAACTTACCTTGGAGTGCGGACTTCAATGGTCAAGATTTTGAAATTTCTTATGTTGATTTTATAAAAGGAGCCAAGCAAGGTTTGTTGCCAGATGAAAATGGAACAAAGTTTCTAAAAATTGTGGAGGCCGGTGATGGTGAGCGTCATGACCATTTTTTGGAAGACGGAAAAGTTACGAGTATACATAATGTACTTTTTGCATTGAACAATAAAACAGATGGAGCCATTAATATAATGACGATCGATTCTGTATATCAAATTTATGCTCCTTTTGAAGGAAACTTTATGCGTATGGCAGACCAATTTCAAGGGCTGTTAGTGAAAGACAGTCTGCAGCCATTGCAGTTACGTTCATTATATAATACTGCCGGTATGCAATTCGTAATTCCTGATTCCGTTACACAGGGTTCTTATGGTATTGTTGAAATTCCTTCTGCAGAGAAAACCAAAGTGGATCAAGATGCCATCGTCTTTGATGTTGCCGCTAACGGTGAAACAAAACAAGTTAAGCTACTTGGTAGCAAAGGTCCGTCAGATTTTAGTGAGAAAGTGAATGTTGGCGGACTCAATTTTTCAATTAGATATGGTTCAAAAGTGCATGAGTTGCCTTTTGGAATAAAGTTGAACGATTTTATCGCAGAAAAGTATCCTGGTACAGACAAAGGGTATGCTTCATTTATGAGTAGAGTTACGATCGAAGATGAAAGACCTTTTGACTATGATATTTTTATGAACCATGTTTTGGATCACCAAGGATATCGTTTTTTTCAATCAGGTTTTGATCCTGATGAAAAAGGTACAACACTATCTGTTAATCATGATTTTTGGGGTACTTGGATTACGTATATAGGTTACTTTCTTTTATATATCGGATTAATGGGTATTATGTTTTTTGGAAAAACACGTTTTAAAGATTTAGCGGATTCTTTGGATACATTAAAGGTCAAGAAGAAAAAAATGTTTGGGGTTATTGCCGTTTTAATGGCATTTTCATTCTCTTCTTTTGCACAAGAGCAACACTCACCAGAAGAAGAACACCAACAAGCACCAAGTAAAATGCAAATAGATTCTTTGTTAGAAGCCAGTATGGTGGCTAAAGAACATGCAGATAAGTTTGGTAAATTGGTCATACAAGATGAAGGTGGGCGTATGAAGCCGATCAATACGTTTTCATCAGAATTACTTCGTAAGCTAAGTTTAAAAGATTCTTATTTAGGATACACATCTGACCAGATATTGTTATCAATGATGATGAACCCTGCGGTTTGGTATAATACTGAATTCATTGCTTTGGATAAGAAATCTCAGAATGATAGTATTAGAAAAATTATAGGTATTCCGTCTGGTCAAGAATATGTAAAAGCTACTGATTTCTTCGATAAAAAAGGGCTATATAAATTAGAGCCTTTTTTAAGAGAAGCAACGGCCACCAATAATCCAAATAAATTTCAGCAGGATTATAAAGATGCAAATATGAGATTAGGTCTACTGAATCAGGCCTTAGGACAAGATATCGTAAAGATTTTTCCTCTTTTGGACGATGAAAACAATAAATGGATATCGGCTGTTGAGTATAGGGGAGGACAATATGAAATTAGAGATTCACTATACTCCAATTTTGTTAAGAATGCCATGCCGTATTATTTAATGACCCTTGGTAAGGCTCAGCAAAGTGGTGACTATAGTTCTGCTGATAAATTGTTGGCAGCCTTTCAACAAAATCAGCTTAACCATGGCAGCGAAGTACTGCCTTCACAGGGAAAAATTGATATTGAAGTTATATATAATAAGTTGAACATATTCAATAGGTTATATCGGTTTTATGCGCTTGTAGGCTTGCTGATGTTCTTTGTATTAGTATTTCAAATTTTTAAGGATAGATCTATTTGGCGTGTAGCTATTTACTTCTTCAAAGGAACAATAATGTTACTTTTTATATGGCATACTGCCGGTTTGGTCTTACGTTGGTATATCTCCGGTCATGCCCCTTGGAGTGATGCCTATGAAAGTATTTTATATGTTGCTTGGGCTACTATGGGTATTGGTTGGGCCCTTGGCCGTAAAAGTGATATGACATTTGCTGCCTCTGCATTCGTAACATCAATGTTGTTATGGATTGCCCACCAAAGTTGGGTTGACCCATCAATAGGTAACTTAGTTCCGGTTTTAGATAGTTATTGGTTAATGATACACGTTGCCGTTATCGTAGGTAGTTACGGTCCTTTGACAGTTGGTATGATATTAGGTCTTGTTTCATTGATATTAATGGTGCTGACTACTGAAAAGAATAAAAAGCGAATGGCAATTAATATTAAAGAATTGACCATAATCAATGAATTGGCGTTGACTACTGGGCTTGTGATGCTTACTATTGGTAACTTTTTAGGAGGGCAGTGGGCAAATGAAAGTTGGGGTCGTTATTGGGGCTGGGATCCAAAAGAAACTTGGGCATTGGTTTCTATTATGATATATGCTTTTGTAATTCACACACGACTAGTGCCAGGCTTAAGAGGTAAATGGACATTTAACTTTATGAGCGTTGTTGCCTTTGGTAGTATTATGATGACCTATTTTGGAGTTAACTTTTACCTAGTGGGTCTTCATAGTTACGCAAGTGGAGCACAGGTGATTACGCCAACATTTATATACTATTTAGTTGCGGGAGTGCTAGTTTTAGGCGGAATCAGTTATTGGAGATATAAAGTTAATTATAGTAAGTAA